ATCGGCCAGGACACGATTGGTGTCTGCAGATGCCAACTCAGCCAGTGAAAGATTGAAATTCTGCGTCAGAGCCAGCAAGACAGTGGTTGTCAAGGGTCTTTGATTGTTTTCTATCTGATTGAGATAGGAAGTGGAGATGCCGATGCGTTCAGCAAAGCTCATTTGTGTCAAGCCAAAACTTTCACGCAGCGTTCTAACCTTCGGTCCGACAAACAGTTTTTCAGCCATTATACCCTCTGGACTTTTGCAAACTTTGCAAATTGCAAAACGCAACTGCGAAAACTTTCGCAAATTAACTCAATAAAATCAAGCCCTTCATTGACTTTCTTGCAGACCCGTCGTCTAATCACCCTCAAGCACTGGCCCTTTGGCCAATGCAGGTGAGATAAAAGAATATGCGGTATTTGCCGTAAACCGCAACGTGGTTGTTACTACGTACAATGCGCGAATTGACGCAGGTCATAGGAACCAAGGGTCGATCCGGCATATAGGCAAAAAGGGAGCTGGTCGAGACATTCTTCGAAAGAGCCACGAAGAAGAACCAAACCAAAGGGCTGATTTTCTAAGTCTGACTACGGGCGGGAAATGCCTTAGGGGTTTCGACCAAAACTTGTTTTGATCAACGCTTTTACTTCTCTTTGTGAGAAGGGGGAAAACCATGCTTCTACTCGACGATACTGGCAACGAAGTACGCCGCGGACTGGGTCATCACATCGAACAGGGCACCGTCAACTACCGCACGATTGTACTGGCTGAGCCACATCCGGTCTTCACCGAATGTCTCCTCAGCATGCTGGGCATCAAGCGGGAATATACTCCGGTTCTGGATTGTTCCGAACTGGAGCAGATGCTGAGCGCTGCGCCTGACCGGGAAGACACGCTGCTGCTGCTCAATCTGGATGCCACCTCCAGCCGCGGTTCCGCTGCATTGAATGATATTCGAAAGGTTTACAAACGCGCTCGCTTGATCCTGATCTGCAACGAATCCGATCATGGCCTTGCTCACTACGCCTTGGGCAATGGCGCTGACTGGGTTGTCTTCAAAACCGCGCCTGTATCCGAGCTGCGCGCAGTTGCAAAGCGCATCAAGTCCGGTATTGCCGATGACGCCCTGTTTGAAGAAACCGAAGCTGTCATCGAACGTTCTACCCTCTACTCCAAGCTCGCCAATCTGACGCCAAAACAGATGACCATCCTGCGCTATTTGCGTGACGGCCTTCTGAACAAGCAGATTGCCTATGAGCTGGGTCTGACCGAAGCAACGGTCAAACATCACATCTCGCTGATCCTGAAAAAGCTCAACTGCTATCGCCGCACGCAGGCCGTGGCGATTGCCAACCGCATGATGTAAGGACGCGGCCACTCCTCCCAAGCCGCTTGCGAGATGATGTTAGAAAGAGAGACGTGTCCCCTGCACGCCTCTCTTTTTTTTGTCTTCTGGGACCATGGAGACATCAAAATAGCAGATATGCTGAGTCGGACAGCAGCGGGCGTTTGTTCAAGGCTGTTGAAAAAGGATAGCTGATTTTGACGCAGCTCAGTGGACAGGCTTGTCAAAAATGCCGGTATTTTCGCCCTCACCATTAAGGAATGCCGGATTCTTCACGATTCTTAAGTGGGAAGCGTACGTTCGTTTACACAAAGGAAAGGTTGATGCCGAAGACTATGCGTAGTTTTAAGCGAGAATTCCTGCGGAGGAACTGGGATGTCACTGCTTCCTAAAAGACTATCAACCAAAATTCCAGTGATCGTGATCGGGTCAGTGACCTTGCTAGTCGCGGCATTGGTTTCCATCGCTGCCTGGATGGGAGGAAATACCTCAGTCAGCCTCACCGAAACCGCATTGATCAACGCGGCAAAAGGGCGGACCAGTACAGTGACGCTGTATATGGACCAATTGCGCGGCAAGATGAATACTGTTGCCAGTCACAACACCACGGCCGATGCGGCAAGTGATTTGTATGGCGGCTGGCGCGTCCTGAAAGCAGAAGCGTCCCAGACTCTGAAAAAGATCTACGTCACAGACAATCCGAATGCGCCAGACGAGAAGTACAAACTCTCAAAGATCGACCATGATAGCTATTATGGTCAGTCCCATGGCAAGCATCAGGAAGACATTGCAACGCTGCTTGAAGGTGGCGCATTCCGTGATCTGATGTTCATCGGCAAGGAAGGCAATGTCTATTATTCCTACCGCAAGGGAAAAGCTTTTGCTCGCAACATCAATGAAAGCGGTGCAGTCAGTTCTGAACTGAAGGTGCTGCTGGAGCCGATTCTCAAAATGGCGGCTGAGGGCTCTAAAGAAAAATACAAGGGCAATGGCTTCACCGGTTTTGTTGAGGTAGACGGCAAAGTAACCGCTTACATGGTTGCTCCTGTTGTCAAATGGGATCAGGTTCTGGCCGCCGTCGCAGTCGAAGTTGAAACCGAGACCCTTGCAAAACTGATTTCCGACTCTTCCGGTCTGGGAGAGACGGGTCAGATGATGCTGGTCTCTGCGGATTTGCAGCAAGTCGATTTTACCAACAACATCGTGCAGACGCTGCCGAAATCGCTGAACGAAATTGCGCTGAATGCTGTGGGTGGAACCATGGCAAGTGGTGATGCTGAAGTGAAGGGTGTCGCCAACCGCGCCGTGGCTGTTCCTATGGCCGTGCTGGGCACGCAATGGGCAATGATTGCGGAGCAATCCTATGACGAGTTGCTGGCACCATCCAACAAACTGACTCAGAGCTTGCTGTTGGTGGGTGGTGTGTTGTTGGTGATGATTGGTGGTTTCTGCGCCTACTTTGTTCGACACTCGCTGGCACCTTTGCAAAAACTCAATCAGGGTGTGACCCAGATTGCACAGGAGAACTTCTCTGTCGATTTGCCCGACAGCTCGCGTCCTGACGAAGTGGGAGAGTTGAGTCGTTCCGTTGAGATTTTGCGTACCAACGCACTGGAACGCCGTCGTCTGGAGGAAGAAGGTCGGCACGAGCAATCAGAGCGCGCCAAGCGTCAGCAGGCGATCGAAGCCATGATCGATGGCTTTAGAAATTCCTCTACGGAGCTGCTGAACAACGTGTCCACCAACATGGACGCCATGAAGGCAACGGCACAGATTCTCTCTGGGATGGCTGACGAGACCGCAGACAAGGCCACAGTGTCTGCGTCTGAGTCTGAAGTGGCTTCCAGCAACGTGCAGACGGTTGCGTCCGCAGCCGAAGAGCTGGCGGCCTCTATCGAAGAGATTAAGCGTCAAGTCACCGAAACCACCTCAGTGGTCAATCAGGCCACCAAGGCCACGCGCGTGACGACGGAAACCATCTCTGGTCTGTCCCTCTCGGCTCAGAAAATCGGTGATGTCGTCGCCATGATCCAGGCCATTGCCGAACAAACGAACCTGTTGGCACTCAATGCCACGATCGAGGCGGCACGTGCTGGCGAACATGGTAAGGGCTTTGCTGTCGTGGCATCAGAGGTGAAAGAGCTGGCCAACCAGACTTCCAAGGCGACCGAGGAAATTGCCAGCCAGATTCAGGGGATCCAGGGTGCCACTCAGGAAGCCGTCCATGCCATTCAGGGGATTGCCGAAACCATGGAAACGGTCAACGAATATACGCGGACCATTTCTCTGGCAGTCGACGAACAGGGCAGTGCGACTTTTGAAATCAGCCAGAATGTGGCCAAGGCTGCCAGTGGCACCTTGGCTGTGGCTGGCAACATGTCGCAATTGTCCCAAGCTGCAGCGGAAACCACTCAATCCGTGGACCAGGTCGAGCAGAATAGTCAGGATGTTGCCATTCAGACCAGCCGTTTGCGCGATGAAGTGGATCGGTTCCTGAAGGGTGTGTCTGCTGCTTAACTGATTTGGACAAAGCCAGACAGATGTTATCAACAGAGGCGAGGTCCGTCAGGCTTCGCCTCTTTTGTGCTTTGCTCAAACGTTGAGCAACTGAATAAATAATAAACAGTAATATGCAAAATAGTTTGTCAAAGATTGAGCTGCATGTAGGTAGTTTAACTTTGAAAATGAGGCGGAATTGTAAAATATTGAGACAACGATGATTTTTACCAATTTCTAATTTAAGTCGGCAACACTGAGGGAAACTTATCTCGAGACAAGAGAAACCTGATGTCGATCCTTCCAAAACGCCTCGTTACTAAAATTCCAACCATTATGGTTGGATCTATTATCGTGATGGCTGCGATTTTCGTTTCTGTGGCAGCATGGATGGGAGGCAATGCCTCTGTGCAGCAAACAGACGGGACGCTGCTCAATGTTGCGAAAAGCAAGACGAAAATTCTCGAACTCTATACAGAGCAACTGCACGAGAAAATGACCGCAATGACCGGGAATGTGGTCACCATAGACACCAGCTCGGAAATGTATGCTGGCTGGCGTATCCTCAAGGACAAGGCTGCTGAAACGCTGCATGGTCTCTATATTGCGAACAATCCGCATCCGCAGGACGAGCGTCACAAGCTGGCAACCGCCGAAGCCAAGAATGTCTATTACACCAAGGCCCATGAAAAGCACCATGTCGGTGTCGGTGAACTGCTCAAGGGCGACGTCTTTCGTGACATGATTCTGTTCAGCAAAGACGGCGATGTTTTCTATAGCTATCGCAAGTCTGACCTCTTCACCAAGTCACTCGCTGACGGTGCGGCTTTCGATGAGCGTCTGAAGGCTGTTGTCGAGCCTGTCGTAAAAATGGCTGCTGACAAGTCGACTGATCCTTTCACAGGTCAGTCTTTCACCGGCTTCATCGAAGTGGACGGCCATTTGGATGCCTTCATGGTTGCTCCAGTCTACAAGAATGACAAGGTAATCGCTGCTGTTGCATTCGAAGTCAACATCGACAAACTTGCCCAAATCGTCAATGACCGCACAGGTCTTGGCCAGACCGGGACCGTCGATCTGGTTACCGCTGATGGCCATCTGCTCGATTTTGACGCCATGAAATTGGTCAGCGCGACAGAAGAAGAAAAGGCGATGGCAACAACAGCATTGGATGCGGGCTCTGCTTCCGATGATCTGGTGATGAATGGCGCCAAGTTCCGCGCCAATGCCGCGCCGTTTGAAGCTTTTGGTTTGAAATGGACCGTCGTCGCACGCCAAACCTATGATGAGTTTCTGGCTGCCTCCAACAGTCTGACCAATAGCCTGTTATTGTTGGGTGTTTTGTCGTTGTTGATCATGGGTGGGCTGAGCGTATTCTTTGCCCGTATCTCGATGGCTCCGCTCCAGAAACTCAATCGGAGTGTGACCGAAATCGCACGCGAAAATTACGATGTCGAGCTGCCTGACAGTGAGCGCGAAGATGAAGTGGGTGAGTTGTCCCGTTCCATCGAGGTGTTGCGTGACAATGCCCTTGAGCGTCATCGGCTGGAAGCAACCAGTCAGCAGGACCAGACCATGCGTGAGAAGCGTCAACAGGCAATCGAGGTGATGATTGACGAGTTCCGGTCCTCTTCTATGGAATTGCTGGGGAATGTCTCGAGCAACATGGACTCTATGAAGCAAACAGCCAATCTGCTTTCCAGCATGGCTGATCAGACCTCGAGCAAGGCGACAGGCTCTGCCTCCGCCTCACAGGTCGCATCGGGTAACGTCCAGACCGTTGCTTCTGCGGCTGAAGAGTTGGCCGCCTCGATCGAGGAGATCAAACGACAGGTCAGTGAAACGACGCAGGTTGTAGAGTTGGCCACCAACGCCACCCGCGAAACCACCGAGACCGTGTCTGGTCTGTCCCATTCCGCCCAGAAGATTGGCGATGTCATCGCCCTCATTCAGGCGATTGCAGAGCAGACCAACCTGCTGGCCTTGAACGCGACTATCGAGGCTGCCCGTGCAGGAGAACATGGCAAGGGTTTCGCTGTTGTTGCCGCTGAAGTGAAGGGGCTGGCCAACCAGACTTCCAAGGCAACTGAAGAGATTGCCAGTCAGATTCAGGGCATTCAGGGGTCTACGGAAGACGCCGTTCGCGCCATTCAGGGCATTGCCGAGACAATGGAAAAGGTCAACGAATATACCAAGACCATTTCTCTGGCGGTGGATGAGCAGGGCAGTGCCACCTATGAAATCAGCCAGAATGTCGCGCGTGCCGCCAGTGGTACTCAGGAAGTGGCCGGCAATATGGATGAGCTGTCTGCAGCCGCTGCCGAAACCACCAATGCGGTCGATGAAGTCGAACAGAAATCCCGCGACGTGGCTGCGCAGACCGAGCGTTTGCGCGAGGAGGTCGATCACTTCCTCAAAGGCGTTGCCGCCGCATGATCAGGCAAACTGTTTCACCAAAAGAAACGGGGCTGTCATGGCCCCGTTTATGTTTGTTCTGACCAGTTGGTCAAGCTTGTAGGCGCAAAAGATTTCACGAAAAAGAATGCCTGCGTTCGAGTGGTCGCATAGACACTTGCCGCGACGCAAGAAATCGGTTAAATCAGAGCTATGACACATTTGATCGCAAACAATCGGGACTGGTGGTGGCAGACGCATTAACGGCGGCTGATCCTACCCTTTTGCTTGCATAAATTGAAAATGGGATATGGCCGTCGGATTTCCGGCGGCTTTTGTGTGTCTGGCAGGTCCTGCTCATGAAGTCGCCGAAAAGAAGCGGCTGAGACAAACAACCAAGACATGGATCGGCAATCACCGGATCCGTACCAGTGAGGGTAAAATGACGAATTCACAGCGCATACCCGTCTCAGCAGAGATCGAGTTTTTTCCAGACGAAGACTATATCACGGAAGGTGGTGTCGAAGTCCTCCGCTCCGCGGGTAAAGACAATTTCGAGACGGCCTTGTCCGATTGTCTCTCAAAGCTTGATGAACAGCGCGGCGTGGTGCTGGTCTCCAACTATGAATATCCCGGTCGTTACACCAGAAGCGAGTTCGGCTTCGTCAATCCGCCTCTGGTGATCACCGCGCGCGGCCGCACGATGACCATCGAAGCATTAAATGATCGCGGCGTGGTGCTGATGCCAGCCATTCACAAGACCATCAAGGACCTGTTTATCCTCAAGAGCTATCAGGCAGACGACACCCAGATTTCCCTCGAAGTGAAAGAGCCCGAGGGCACCTTTACCGAGGAAGAGCGCAGCCGTGTGCCTACCGTCTTCTCGGTGGTGCGCGAGATCGTCGCCCTGTTCAAATCCGGTCAGGACAGCATCCTCGGCCTTTACGGGGCCTTTGGCTACGATCTGGCCTTCCAGTTCGATTCCATTGAGATGCAGCTTCAGCGCCCGGATGACCAGCGCGACATGGTTCTCTATCTGCCCGATGAAGTGATTGTCGTCGATCTCTATGCCGAAGAGGCGACCCGCTATCGCTATGACTTTGCCTTTGAAGGCAACACGACCGAAGGCATGGAGCGCCCAGAGCGCAAGGATCCCTTCAAGCAAACCGACCGCAATCCGCCTGAAGGCGACCACAAGAAGGGCGAATATGCCAATGTGGCGCGTAAGGCGGTCGACTATTTCAAGCGTGGTGATCTGTTTGAATGCGTGCCCGGCCAAACCTTCTATGAGCCGGTCAAATGCCTGCCTTCTGCCATTTCCCGTCGTCTGCAACAGATCAATCCCTCGCCCTATGGCTTCATGATCAATCTGGGCGCCCAGGAATATCTGGTCGGTGCCAGCCCGGAAATGTTCGTCAAGGTTTCTGATGGCAATCTGGTCGAAACCTGCCCGATTTCCGGCACCATCCAGCGTGGTCGCGATGCGATTGAGGACAGCGAACAGATCCTCAAGCTGCTCAACTCCAAAAAGGATGAGAGCGAGCTGACCATGTGCTCTGACGTCGACCGCAATGACAAAAGCCGCGTTTGTGTGCCGGGCTCGGTCCGGGTCAAGGGCCGTCGACAGATCGAGCTTTATTCCCGCCTCATTCATACCGTCGATCACATCGAAGGTCGCCTGCGGGAAGGCCTCGATGCGATGGATGCCTTCCTGTCCCATGCATGGGCTGTCACCGTGACCGGAGCGCCAAAGCTCTGGGCCATGGACTTCATCGAGAAACACGAAAAATCGCCGCGCGCATGGTATGGCGGCGCGATTGGGATGATCGGCTTTGATGGCAACATGAATACCGGCCTGACCTTGCGCACCATTCGCATCAAGGATGGCGTGGCAGAAGTGCGTGCCGGTGCCACCTTGCTTTATGATTCCGATCCTGATGCGGAAGAAGCGGAAACCGAACTCAAAGCTTCCGCCATGCGGGCAGCTATCCGCGATGCGGCCAATCCGGAAAAACTCGCTGCAGGCAACCCGCACCGGCAGGTTGGCACTGGTGTCAAGATTCTTCTGGTCGACCATCAGGACAGCTTTGTGCATACGTTAGCGAACTATTTTCGCCAGACCGGGGCTGAAGTGGTGACCGTGCGGACGCCCGTCGCCGATGATGCCTTTGACAAGGTCCGGCCGGATCTGGTGGTCATGTCGCCGGGGCCGGGCTCGCCGCAACATTTCGACACCAAGACGACCATCACCAAGGCTCGCGCCCGCAATCTGCCAATCTTCGGCGTTTGTCTCGGCCTGCAAGCCATTGCAGAAGCCTTTGGCGGCTCCCTGCGTCAGC
This genomic stretch from Cohaesibacter intestini harbors:
- a CDS encoding response regulator transcription factor — protein: MLLLDDTGNEVRRGLGHHIEQGTVNYRTIVLAEPHPVFTECLLSMLGIKREYTPVLDCSELEQMLSAAPDREDTLLLLNLDATSSRGSAALNDIRKVYKRARLILICNESDHGLAHYALGNGADWVVFKTAPVSELRAVAKRIKSGIADDALFEETEAVIERSTLYSKLANLTPKQMTILRYLRDGLLNKQIAYELGLTEATVKHHISLILKKLNCYRRTQAVAIANRMM
- a CDS encoding methyl-accepting chemotaxis protein; translated protein: MSLLPKRLSTKIPVIVIGSVTLLVAALVSIAAWMGGNTSVSLTETALINAAKGRTSTVTLYMDQLRGKMNTVASHNTTADAASDLYGGWRVLKAEASQTLKKIYVTDNPNAPDEKYKLSKIDHDSYYGQSHGKHQEDIATLLEGGAFRDLMFIGKEGNVYYSYRKGKAFARNINESGAVSSELKVLLEPILKMAAEGSKEKYKGNGFTGFVEVDGKVTAYMVAPVVKWDQVLAAVAVEVETETLAKLISDSSGLGETGQMMLVSADLQQVDFTNNIVQTLPKSLNEIALNAVGGTMASGDAEVKGVANRAVAVPMAVLGTQWAMIAEQSYDELLAPSNKLTQSLLLVGGVLLVMIGGFCAYFVRHSLAPLQKLNQGVTQIAQENFSVDLPDSSRPDEVGELSRSVEILRTNALERRRLEEEGRHEQSERAKRQQAIEAMIDGFRNSSTELLNNVSTNMDAMKATAQILSGMADETADKATVSASESEVASSNVQTVASAAEELAASIEEIKRQVTETTSVVNQATKATRVTTETISGLSLSAQKIGDVVAMIQAIAEQTNLLALNATIEAARAGEHGKGFAVVASEVKELANQTSKATEEIASQIQGIQGATQEAVHAIQGIAETMETVNEYTRTISLAVDEQGSATFEISQNVAKAASGTLAVAGNMSQLSQAAAETTQSVDQVEQNSQDVAIQTSRLRDEVDRFLKGVSAA
- a CDS encoding anthranilate synthase, which gives rise to MTNSQRIPVSAEIEFFPDEDYITEGGVEVLRSAGKDNFETALSDCLSKLDEQRGVVLVSNYEYPGRYTRSEFGFVNPPLVITARGRTMTIEALNDRGVVLMPAIHKTIKDLFILKSYQADDTQISLEVKEPEGTFTEEERSRVPTVFSVVREIVALFKSGQDSILGLYGAFGYDLAFQFDSIEMQLQRPDDQRDMVLYLPDEVIVVDLYAEEATRYRYDFAFEGNTTEGMERPERKDPFKQTDRNPPEGDHKKGEYANVARKAVDYFKRGDLFECVPGQTFYEPVKCLPSAISRRLQQINPSPYGFMINLGAQEYLVGASPEMFVKVSDGNLVETCPISGTIQRGRDAIEDSEQILKLLNSKKDESELTMCSDVDRNDKSRVCVPGSVRVKGRRQIELYSRLIHTVDHIEGRLREGLDAMDAFLSHAWAVTVTGAPKLWAMDFIEKHEKSPRAWYGGAIGMIGFDGNMNTGLTLRTIRIKDGVAEVRAGATLLYDSDPDAEEAETELKASAMRAAIRDAANPEKLAAGNPHRQVGTGVKILLVDHQDSFVHTLANYFRQTGAEVVTVRTPVADDAFDKVRPDLVVMSPGPGSPQHFDTKTTITKARARNLPIFGVCLGLQAIAEAFGGSLRQLSVPMHGKPSRIRLQGGSLFKGLPKQVVVGRYHSLFADPVSLPQEFDITADTDDGVIMAIEHRSEPISAVQFHPESIMTLGGNAGMQMIENVILRVKAAK
- a CDS encoding methyl-accepting chemotaxis protein, giving the protein MSILPKRLVTKIPTIMVGSIIVMAAIFVSVAAWMGGNASVQQTDGTLLNVAKSKTKILELYTEQLHEKMTAMTGNVVTIDTSSEMYAGWRILKDKAAETLHGLYIANNPHPQDERHKLATAEAKNVYYTKAHEKHHVGVGELLKGDVFRDMILFSKDGDVFYSYRKSDLFTKSLADGAAFDERLKAVVEPVVKMAADKSTDPFTGQSFTGFIEVDGHLDAFMVAPVYKNDKVIAAVAFEVNIDKLAQIVNDRTGLGQTGTVDLVTADGHLLDFDAMKLVSATEEEKAMATTALDAGSASDDLVMNGAKFRANAAPFEAFGLKWTVVARQTYDEFLAASNSLTNSLLLLGVLSLLIMGGLSVFFARISMAPLQKLNRSVTEIARENYDVELPDSEREDEVGELSRSIEVLRDNALERHRLEATSQQDQTMREKRQQAIEVMIDEFRSSSMELLGNVSSNMDSMKQTANLLSSMADQTSSKATGSASASQVASGNVQTVASAAEELAASIEEIKRQVSETTQVVELATNATRETTETVSGLSHSAQKIGDVIALIQAIAEQTNLLALNATIEAARAGEHGKGFAVVAAEVKGLANQTSKATEEIASQIQGIQGSTEDAVRAIQGIAETMEKVNEYTKTISLAVDEQGSATYEISQNVARAASGTQEVAGNMDELSAAAAETTNAVDEVEQKSRDVAAQTERLREEVDHFLKGVAAA